A stretch of Numenius arquata chromosome 11, bNumArq3.hap1.1, whole genome shotgun sequence DNA encodes these proteins:
- the SPARC gene encoding SPARC isoform X1, with protein sequence MRAWIFFLLCLAGKALAAPQEALPDETEVIEDPTTEVGNSPVGANPVQVEVGEFEEPTEDVEEIVAENPCQNHHCKHGKVCEVDDNNSPMCVCQDPSSCPATAGVFEKVCGTDNKTYDSSCHFFATKCTLEGTKKGHKLHLDYIGPCKFIPACLDTELTEFPLRMRDWLKNVLITLYERDEDNNLLTEKQKLKVKKIHENEKRLEAGDHTVELLARDFEKNYNMYIFPVHWQFGQLDQHPIDGYLSHTELAPLRAPLIPMEHCTTRFFEACDLDNDKYIALEEWASCFGIKEQDIDKDLVI encoded by the exons ATGAGggcctggatttttttccttctctgcctggcAGGCAAAGCCCTGGCAGCTCCG CAGGAAGCTCTGCCTGATGAGACAGAGGTCATCGAAGACCCCACCACAGAGGTAGGTAACTCT CCTGTGGGGGCTAACCCTGTCCAGGTGGAGGTGGGAGAGTTCGAGGAACCCACAGAAGATGTAGAGGAGATTGTTGCAGAGA ACCCCTGCCAGAACCACCACTGCAAGCACGGCAAGGTGTGCGAGGTGGATGACAACAACTCACCCATGTGTGTGTGCCAGGACCCCTCCAGCTGCCCAGCCACCGCTGGCGTCTTTGAGAAG GTCTGCGGCACCGACAACAAGACCTATGACTCCTCCTGCCATTTCTTTGCCACCAAGTGTACCTTGGAGGGAACCAAGAAAGGACACAAGCTGCACCTGGACTACATTGGGCCTTGCAAAT TCATccctgcctgcctggacacagagtTGACCGAGTTCCCCCTGCGCATGCGGGACTGGCTCAAGAACGTGCTGATCACCCTGTACGAGCGCGATGAGGACAACAACCTGCTGACCGAGAAGCAGAAGCTCAAG GTGAAGAAGATCCACGAGAATGAGAAGCGCCTGGAGGCTGGTGACCACACCGTGGAGCTGCTGGCCCGTGACTTTGAGAAGAACTACAACATGTACATCTTCCCCGTGCACTGGCAGTTTGGGCAGCTGGACCAGCACCCCATTGATGG GTACCTGTCCCACACCGAGCTGGCCCCACTCCGTGCCCCCCTCATCCCCATGGAGCACTGCACCACCCGCTTCTTCGAGGCTTGTGACCTGGACAATGACAAGTACATCGCCCTGGAGGAGTGGGCCAGCTGCTTCGGCATTAAGGAGC AGGACATAGACAAGGATCTTGTGATCTAA
- the SPARC gene encoding SPARC isoform X2: MRAWIFFLLCLAGKALAAPQEALPDETEVIEDPTTEEPVGANPVQVEVGEFEEPTEDVEEIVAENPCQNHHCKHGKVCEVDDNNSPMCVCQDPSSCPATAGVFEKVCGTDNKTYDSSCHFFATKCTLEGTKKGHKLHLDYIGPCKFIPACLDTELTEFPLRMRDWLKNVLITLYERDEDNNLLTEKQKLKVKKIHENEKRLEAGDHTVELLARDFEKNYNMYIFPVHWQFGQLDQHPIDGYLSHTELAPLRAPLIPMEHCTTRFFEACDLDNDKYIALEEWASCFGIKEQDIDKDLVI; the protein is encoded by the exons ATGAGggcctggatttttttccttctctgcctggcAGGCAAAGCCCTGGCAGCTCCG CAGGAAGCTCTGCCTGATGAGACAGAGGTCATCGAAGACCCCACCACAGAG GAGCCTGTGGGGGCTAACCCTGTCCAGGTGGAGGTGGGAGAGTTCGAGGAACCCACAGAAGATGTAGAGGAGATTGTTGCAGAGA ACCCCTGCCAGAACCACCACTGCAAGCACGGCAAGGTGTGCGAGGTGGATGACAACAACTCACCCATGTGTGTGTGCCAGGACCCCTCCAGCTGCCCAGCCACCGCTGGCGTCTTTGAGAAG GTCTGCGGCACCGACAACAAGACCTATGACTCCTCCTGCCATTTCTTTGCCACCAAGTGTACCTTGGAGGGAACCAAGAAAGGACACAAGCTGCACCTGGACTACATTGGGCCTTGCAAAT TCATccctgcctgcctggacacagagtTGACCGAGTTCCCCCTGCGCATGCGGGACTGGCTCAAGAACGTGCTGATCACCCTGTACGAGCGCGATGAGGACAACAACCTGCTGACCGAGAAGCAGAAGCTCAAG GTGAAGAAGATCCACGAGAATGAGAAGCGCCTGGAGGCTGGTGACCACACCGTGGAGCTGCTGGCCCGTGACTTTGAGAAGAACTACAACATGTACATCTTCCCCGTGCACTGGCAGTTTGGGCAGCTGGACCAGCACCCCATTGATGG GTACCTGTCCCACACCGAGCTGGCCCCACTCCGTGCCCCCCTCATCCCCATGGAGCACTGCACCACCCGCTTCTTCGAGGCTTGTGACCTGGACAATGACAAGTACATCGCCCTGGAGGAGTGGGCCAGCTGCTTCGGCATTAAGGAGC AGGACATAGACAAGGATCTTGTGATCTAA